In Bacteroidales bacterium, one genomic interval encodes:
- a CDS encoding uroporphyrinogen decarboxylase family protein, translating to MTSKERVLTAFHKLPGVPDRMPLQFDLCKQLNDAFGKKLGIKPDYALSYYEDLTYRISANEIRTRLGSDCVVVGGTIALGFNPKVVSGDITRNEFGMHMKPTPLYVEVVKCPLEEVSSVEDIEAYAMPDPYASGRFEKAKRDIENFGQDYFIIGDVELSLFEMAWHLTGMEKYLLALMMEEPWLEKLNDKVEEFTTGLALQLVDAGVEALWFGEDLGSQTSTLISPDQWREVFKPRHQRMIEKVKERNPEVMIIMHSDGAVAPLLDDFIEMGIEIFNPVQPNLPGSDPHELMDKYAGRINFFGGIDQQNLLPGGDKEAITKEIHRRADIMGKGGGYLIAPAHILQADISVETVEHMIASMKSATF from the coding sequence ATGACATCAAAAGAAAGAGTACTTACCGCATTTCACAAGCTGCCCGGGGTGCCGGACAGGATGCCGCTGCAATTTGACCTGTGTAAACAACTGAATGATGCGTTCGGCAAGAAACTGGGTATCAAACCGGACTACGCCCTCTCCTATTATGAGGATCTTACCTACCGGATCTCGGCCAATGAGATTCGGACTCGACTGGGCAGTGACTGCGTGGTGGTAGGAGGAACCATTGCCTTAGGTTTTAATCCAAAAGTGGTTTCAGGAGATATTACCAGGAATGAATTCGGGATGCATATGAAACCCACCCCTCTTTACGTTGAGGTGGTGAAATGTCCCCTTGAAGAAGTCAGCTCGGTGGAGGATATTGAAGCCTACGCCATGCCCGATCCCTATGCTTCCGGCCGCTTTGAAAAAGCCAAAAGAGATATCGAAAATTTCGGTCAGGATTACTTCATCATAGGCGATGTGGAGTTGTCTCTTTTCGAGATGGCCTGGCATCTGACCGGAATGGAAAAGTACCTGTTGGCATTGATGATGGAGGAACCCTGGCTCGAGAAACTGAACGACAAGGTGGAGGAATTTACCACCGGTCTGGCCCTGCAACTAGTAGATGCCGGCGTGGAAGCACTTTGGTTCGGAGAGGATCTGGGGAGCCAGACCTCCACGCTGATCTCTCCGGATCAATGGCGCGAGGTATTTAAACCACGCCATCAACGCATGATCGAAAAAGTGAAAGAAAGGAACCCCGAGGTGATGATCATCATGCACTCTGATGGTGCGGTTGCCCCGCTTCTGGATGACTTCATTGAAATGGGTATTGAGATCTTCAATCCGGTACAACCAAACCTGCCAGGAAGTGATCCGCATGAGCTGATGGATAAATACGCGGGACGTATCAATTTCTTTGGCGGAATCGATCAGCAGAACCTGCTTCCCGGCGGGGACAAAGAAGCCATTACAAAGGAGATCCACCGGCGGGCTGACATTATGGGAAAAGGCGGAGGCTACCTCATAGCTCCGGCCCATATCTTGCAGGCGGATATTTCTGTCGAAACCGTTGAACATATGATCGCCAGTATGAAATCAGCCACTTTCTGA
- a CDS encoding T9SS type A sorting domain-containing protein produces MRKRKENFIVMAAHLGSALLLNQYNGNKEKADYCPAFPLQNRERFNRPAFTGFIKTSFSRILVLTSMIFIAAQAVSQPGSFDGDKPVFAYDTFYSQEFNPTAGWDRFRFYGQWSTLMPNIFFAADISDGYLKFKWIEKRVICSREKYEQPYIFQADYDYATASNRAGMVIRIQSKTESIQEPESDPGFNREGIAFYPSKDGNYMIVQFSGEDLGYASGMAFTRIKVPKPEGVANLYDRAILRIEDFGTTIYIYHNGTPFIRIDFDPLVGELYTSGRVYDANVLEVGSFNGMEVEASGLVAFATRDAAPRLYGTSIHYNEYSKPDEQPIFPSSPRDLRTDTWVATDDLGRTLPGYEEVGPVKDDHRRVVGIFYITWHTEDHYTNFKSPFSADVTKILAADPNARLDADHPLWNRPTISYHWGEPELGYFLSQDEFVIRRDMAMLANAGVDVLVMDVTNAVSYWDEWEVLFSTMKKMKAEGNHVPKFCFWAFNGPVISVVQDLYDWFYRSELYKDLWFYWEGKPLLLYNANPDPLYNNPNPYYDPDAVTNPDNPNFGDPYYTEEFYTDYTQEVKDFFTNRNMWWGYYEWPVGSGTRYVGTEDNWSFGYDLHNENVKVLEPDELIATHNGINEQAAVCPAQHPLSMVGKSWRRETGEPVLNKYDMPVSAYVPWLDQTVTNPEAYGIYFQDRWEEAIASDPHFLYINDWNEWSAGKFHPETGTFPFMNRNSPFYFVDQYNAEFNRAIQPMKDGYRDNYYMQMVQNIRRYKGIREHKLQVGTSDISVDQAFSDWEQVENEFLDAIGDARHRNHNGYGGLHYSNETGRNDIMSSKVAYDNDSLYFYVKTVYDITAPDDSNWMLLFIDADRRNGTGWEGYDYVVNRGEKTASRTTLLKWNGLDWGNPISIPYCREGNQMEISILKADLLLSAEIPEFYFKWADNPQHLEDISCFFNDGDAAPDRRFGYSFSTTAVNVVEQSPYKELNIPGIIELEDFDLGSAGVAYVDVSLGNSGGAYRTDVSADIASKGENEFYLTEIASGEWLEYTVNVNSIGIFSVDLTYAADSADQTISLLINDRPLYEELLLPETGSKESWDTANFEVILNSGKQVLRVLAESVTGGLVLDKFVFTGKAVVQPGSGTGLYRTLYNGMAGGRGWFTDSLCSEVDPVLDHEWAEGESPGCGANTSFWNAKWQGYIEPLFSEEYALSLTLNDKARMWIEGELLFDAFNENHSNQTLDVKLELSAGEKTPLILDYANAQGDGKIKLEWESPSQRREVISQKQLYPKNFTTTGMYPKKAFVPFIYPNPANQLLHIEVPAGTSVEILTMSGKVVFNASLESGTTGFNVSGWNAGLYIVRLRNVAGIITRKLIIE; encoded by the coding sequence ATGAGGAAAAGAAAAGAGAATTTCATCGTAATGGCCGCCCATCTGGGATCAGCCCTGCTCCTTAACCAGTACAATGGGAATAAAGAGAAGGCGGACTACTGTCCTGCGTTTCCTCTGCAAAACCGGGAACGATTTAATCGACCCGCCTTCACAGGCTTTATAAAAACCTCTTTTTCGAGAATACTGGTATTGACCTCAATGATCTTTATTGCCGCACAGGCTGTCTCTCAGCCAGGCTCCTTTGACGGCGACAAACCAGTGTTCGCCTATGATACTTTTTACTCGCAGGAATTCAACCCGACAGCCGGATGGGACCGGTTTAGATTTTACGGTCAGTGGAGCACACTCATGCCGAACATCTTTTTTGCAGCTGATATCAGCGACGGATACCTGAAATTCAAATGGATCGAAAAGCGGGTCATTTGTTCCAGGGAAAAGTACGAACAACCCTATATTTTTCAGGCAGATTATGACTATGCCACAGCGTCAAACCGGGCAGGCATGGTCATTCGGATCCAGAGTAAGACCGAAAGCATTCAGGAACCGGAATCGGATCCGGGTTTCAACCGGGAAGGGATTGCCTTTTATCCCTCTAAGGATGGGAATTACATGATTGTGCAGTTCTCGGGAGAAGACCTGGGCTATGCCAGCGGGATGGCATTTACCAGGATAAAGGTACCCAAACCTGAGGGCGTAGCCAACCTGTATGACCGTGCTATCCTGCGCATAGAGGATTTCGGAACTACGATCTATATCTATCACAACGGCACCCCATTCATCCGGATCGATTTTGACCCGCTTGTGGGGGAGCTTTATACTTCCGGCAGGGTCTATGATGCAAATGTTCTGGAAGTGGGTAGCTTCAACGGTATGGAGGTGGAAGCATCCGGTCTGGTTGCCTTTGCCACAAGGGATGCGGCACCCAGGCTTTACGGAACAAGCATTCATTATAATGAGTACTCGAAACCCGATGAACAGCCCATATTTCCAAGTTCGCCCAGGGACCTGAGAACCGACACCTGGGTGGCCACCGATGATCTGGGAAGGACCCTGCCCGGGTACGAGGAAGTGGGCCCGGTAAAGGATGACCACAGGCGTGTGGTGGGCATATTCTACATTACCTGGCATACGGAGGACCATTACACCAATTTTAAAAGCCCCTTTTCAGCAGATGTTACAAAGATCCTGGCAGCTGATCCGAACGCTCGTCTAGATGCCGATCATCCTCTCTGGAACAGGCCCACAATCAGCTACCATTGGGGAGAACCCGAACTGGGTTATTTCCTGTCCCAAGATGAATTTGTGATCCGGAGAGACATGGCCATGCTTGCCAATGCCGGTGTGGATGTTCTGGTCATGGATGTGACCAATGCCGTCAGTTACTGGGACGAATGGGAGGTGCTATTCTCCACCATGAAGAAGATGAAAGCCGAAGGCAACCATGTTCCCAAATTCTGTTTCTGGGCCTTTAACGGACCAGTTATTTCCGTAGTTCAGGATCTCTATGACTGGTTCTACAGGTCAGAACTGTATAAGGATCTCTGGTTCTATTGGGAAGGAAAACCCCTGTTGCTATACAATGCCAACCCCGATCCATTATATAACAACCCGAATCCCTATTACGATCCGGATGCCGTCACCAATCCGGACAATCCGAATTTCGGAGATCCCTACTATACAGAGGAATTTTATACGGACTATACCCAGGAAGTTAAGGATTTCTTCACTAACAGAAACATGTGGTGGGGTTATTACGAATGGCCGGTGGGTAGCGGAACCCGTTATGTGGGAACCGAGGATAACTGGAGCTTTGGCTATGATCTTCATAACGAAAACGTAAAAGTTCTGGAACCGGATGAACTGATCGCCACACATAATGGCATCAATGAACAGGCTGCGGTCTGCCCTGCCCAGCACCCTTTGTCCATGGTGGGAAAATCCTGGAGAAGGGAAACCGGCGAACCTGTCCTGAACAAATATGATATGCCTGTCTCTGCTTATGTGCCCTGGCTTGACCAGACGGTCACAAATCCCGAAGCCTATGGCATTTATTTTCAGGACCGCTGGGAGGAGGCGATTGCGTCGGATCCCCATTTCCTCTACATAAACGACTGGAATGAATGGTCGGCAGGAAAGTTCCATCCTGAAACCGGCACCTTCCCCTTTATGAATAGGAATAGTCCTTTTTATTTCGTCGACCAGTACAACGCAGAATTCAACCGGGCCATTCAGCCCATGAAAGATGGGTACAGGGATAATTATTACATGCAGATGGTTCAGAACATCCGGCGTTACAAGGGGATCCGCGAACACAAACTGCAGGTGGGTACCAGTGATATCAGCGTGGACCAGGCCTTCAGTGACTGGGAACAGGTGGAGAACGAATTCCTGGACGCCATTGGTGACGCTCGGCACCGGAACCACAACGGCTACGGCGGTCTGCACTATTCCAATGAAACGGGCAGGAACGATATCATGAGTTCCAAGGTTGCATACGATAATGACAGTCTTTACTTCTATGTGAAAACAGTCTATGATATAACAGCGCCGGATGATTCCAACTGGATGCTCCTTTTCATTGATGCCGACCGGAGAAACGGGACAGGCTGGGAAGGATATGACTATGTGGTCAACCGGGGCGAGAAAACAGCTTCACGGACTACGCTGCTAAAGTGGAACGGACTTGATTGGGGGAATCCCATCAGCATCCCCTATTGCCGTGAAGGCAACCAGATGGAAATCAGTATCCTGAAGGCAGACCTGCTACTATCCGCCGAAATTCCTGAATTTTACTTCAAATGGGCAGACAATCCTCAGCACCTGGAAGACATCAGCTGTTTCTTCAATGACGGCGATGCCGCCCCGGATCGCCGCTTTGGCTATAGTTTTAGTACAACAGCGGTAAATGTAGTCGAACAGTCACCATACAAGGAACTGAATATTCCCGGGATCATCGAACTGGAGGACTTTGACTTGGGAAGTGCAGGGGTGGCCTATGTGGATGTTTCCCTGGGAAACAGCGGGGGTGCATACAGAACGGACGTATCTGCAGATATCGCAAGTAAAGGAGAGAATGAATTTTACCTCACGGAGATCGCCAGCGGGGAATGGTTGGAATATACCGTTAATGTGAACTCCATAGGAATTTTTTCAGTGGACCTCACTTATGCAGCCGATTCGGCAGACCAGACGATCTCCCTGCTGATCAATGACCGTCCGCTGTATGAAGAGCTTCTGCTTCCGGAAACTGGATCGAAGGAAAGCTGGGACACGGCAAACTTCGAAGTAATCCTGAATTCCGGGAAACAGGTGCTCCGGGTGCTGGCAGAGAGCGTCACCGGCGGCCTGGTTTTGGATAAATTTGTTTTCACGGGAAAAGCAGTCGTTCAGCCGGGTAGCGGAACAGGCCTTTATCGCACACTCTATAACGGGATGGCAGGAGGCCGGGGCTGGTTTACCGACTCTCTCTGCTCCGAAGTGGATCCTGTCCTGGACCATGAATGGGCTGAAGGGGAGTCACCTGGGTGTGGGGCAAACACTTCCTTCTGGAACGCCAAATGGCAGGGATACATTGAACCCCTTTTTTCTGAAGAATACGCCCTAAGCCTTACGCTCAATGATAAGGCCAGGATGTGGATTGAAGGTGAACTGCTGTTTGACGCTTTCAATGAAAATCATTCCAACCAGACCCTGGATGTAAAGCTAGAACTGTCTGCCGGTGAAAAAACTCCACTGATCCTGGACTATGCCAACGCACAGGGCGACGGTAAAATCAAACTGGAATGGGAAAGTCCAAGCCAGAGGCGCGAAGTGATCTCTCAAAAGCAGCTTTATCCGAAAAATTTCACCACCACTGGTATGTATCCGAAGAAAGCTTTCGTCCCCTTCATTTATCCCAATCCGGCTAATCAGCTGCTTCATATAGAAGTACCTGCAGGGACCAGCGTTGAGATCCTCACAATGAGTGGGAAAGTGGTTTTCAACGCCTCTCTTGAGTCAGGCACTACAGGGTTTAATGTGAGTGGGTGGAATGCGGGATTGTACATTGTACGTCTCCGGAATGTCGCCGGAATCATCACCAGGAAACTAATCATTGAATGA
- a CDS encoding L-fucose/L-arabinose isomerase family protein, producing the protein MTRIGLFGIGLDTYWDQFEGLLDNLKTYQARIGKKMAGLGAEVVDAGLIDNPVSARKAAEDLHREDVDLVFLFVSTYALSSTVLPLAQKVKVPIVLLNLQPEPQLDYDSFNALEDRGKMTGIWLENCQACSIPEIASVFNRSGIGYDIVTGYLEDPEAWIEIEAWIEAARVAGTMRNNRLGVLGHYYGGMLDVYTDLAKQSASFGTHIELLEMCELKRHRDEATDNEVEDKIREFSEAFEVVPECEKEEVVRAARTSVALDKLVKNHDLGSMAYYYEGQPGNEYENMVTSVIAGNTLLTGKDIPVAGECEVKNVQAMKIMSEYGVGGSFSEFYLMDFKEDIILLGHDGPAHSAIAEGRLKLVPLPVYHGKPGKGLSIQMTVKHGPVTLLSVVENPEGIFLLVAEGESVPGAVLNIGNTNSRYRFSIGVKEFMNRWSEQGPAHHCAIGVGHIAGKLEKLGKVLDMNVVKIC; encoded by the coding sequence ATGACCAGAATAGGATTATTTGGGATAGGTTTGGATACTTACTGGGACCAGTTTGAGGGATTGCTGGACAATTTAAAGACCTATCAGGCAAGAATCGGAAAAAAAATGGCCGGCCTTGGTGCCGAAGTGGTGGATGCAGGACTGATCGACAACCCGGTCTCGGCAAGGAAAGCTGCGGAAGACCTGCACAGGGAGGACGTGGACCTCGTCTTTCTTTTTGTTTCCACATATGCTCTGTCTTCCACCGTACTTCCTCTGGCTCAAAAAGTAAAAGTCCCCATTGTACTGCTCAATCTGCAGCCGGAACCCCAGCTGGATTACGATAGTTTCAACGCCCTTGAAGACCGGGGGAAGATGACCGGTATCTGGCTGGAAAACTGCCAGGCCTGCTCCATTCCGGAGATCGCTTCCGTATTCAACCGTTCAGGTATTGGCTACGATATCGTAACGGGATACCTGGAAGATCCGGAAGCCTGGATTGAAATCGAAGCCTGGATAGAGGCAGCAAGGGTGGCCGGCACCATGCGCAACAACCGTCTGGGCGTACTGGGGCATTATTACGGGGGCATGCTGGATGTCTATACCGACCTGGCCAAGCAAAGCGCCAGTTTCGGGACACATATTGAGCTGTTGGAAATGTGCGAGCTCAAGCGGCACCGGGATGAGGCTACGGACAATGAGGTTGAAGACAAGATCCGGGAGTTCTCTGAGGCTTTCGAGGTAGTCCCTGAATGCGAAAAGGAGGAAGTCGTGCGGGCAGCCCGCACCTCTGTGGCACTGGATAAACTGGTAAAAAATCACGATCTTGGATCGATGGCCTACTACTACGAAGGGCAGCCGGGCAACGAGTATGAAAACATGGTTACTTCGGTTATTGCCGGGAATACCCTGCTGACAGGGAAAGATATTCCCGTAGCCGGCGAGTGCGAGGTTAAGAATGTTCAGGCCATGAAGATCATGTCCGAATATGGTGTTGGCGGATCATTTTCAGAATTCTACCTGATGGACTTCAAAGAGGATATCATCCTGCTGGGCCATGATGGCCCGGCACATTCCGCCATCGCCGAGGGAAGGCTGAAACTGGTTCCCCTACCTGTTTATCACGGGAAACCCGGAAAGGGACTTAGTATTCAAATGACTGTAAAACACGGACCGGTGACCCTGCTGTCCGTGGTGGAGAATCCGGAGGGCATTTTTCTGCTGGTGGCTGAAGGCGAATCCGTACCGGGGGCTGTTCTGAACATCGGGAACACCAACAGCCGCTATCGATTTTCTATCGGAGTGAAGGAATTCATGAACCGCTGGTCGGAACAGGGCCCGGCCCATCATTGTGCCATCGGGGTGGGACACATTGCCGGCAAGCTCGAAAAATTGGGAAAAGTATTGGATATGAACGTCGTGAAAATATGCTAG